TATCTGAGGACTTGATTATTGCATCAGATGATTGGGGCATCGATGCAATAATAGGTAATGAAAAAGTACCGGAAATTTCAAGTACAGTGCCCCagttgaatgaaaaagcGTCGGACTGGGACTGGAACGAAGAAGAGCTTATTGATGCAAAGCTCGAGGTTAGGCAAGCAGAACTGGAtatgaatgatgaaaatcttcttttgttacGAAATGATCgaagacaaaaaaataataaaagtAATACGACTTTGGTGGCgttaaatgaaaaaagtttgatgCAGAAGTTCAATATGTCAAATGATGATCAATATGACATATTAAGACGCAATCATCAAACCAAGATTCGTGCAACTATTTCGAACCTTAATATTGAGCATTCGCAACCCGCAACCCGACTTCAATCACCTTACTATAAGGTTAATATGCCAAAGAAAGAGTTGAGATTCTTTCACAGACCTAAATTTGGCATAAATATCCGCCCAGACACTAATATTGTATTTAGTAAActgaaaacaagaaaaagaaagcgtGATAAAGGTAAAGAAGTCAAAGAATCTTTTGCTTCTACTCAGGATCTAACAATTGGTGATACTGCCCCTGTTATACTAATGGAATATTCAGAGCAAAACCCACTTGCTTTATCAAAGTTCGGCATGGCGAACAAGCTAATTAACTATTACAGGAAAATGAACGAACTTGACTCTTCAAGGCCAAAGCTACCTGTGGGTGAAACACACGTATTAGGACTACAAGACAAATCTCCGTTTTGGAATTTCGGGTTTGTGGAACCTGGTCACATAGTACCGACGCTCTACAACAATATGATTAGAGCACCTGTTTTCAAGCATGATGTGTCAGGCACTGATTTCCTAATGGTGAGAGGATCAGGTAATGGCGTAAGTAATAGATTCTATTTGAGACAGATAAATCATTTATTCGCGGTAGGGCAGACTTTTCCTGTGGAAGAGATTCCTGGTCCAAACTCAAGGCGAGTTACGTCCATGAGATCAACACGGTTAAGGATGGTGGTCTATAGAATTCTTAATAGAACGCCATCTCGCGCTGTTTCGATCGAACCAATTGCAAGACATTTTCCAGACCAGGATTACGGCCAGAACAGacagaaaataaaagaattcATGAAATATCAACGTGAAGGTCCAGAAAAAGGCTTATGGAAGCTTAAAGAAGGAGAGCCTTTAATTGACAATGAGTATgcgaaaaaattgataacaCCTGAACAGGTGGCAGAGGTAGAATCTATGGGCCAAGGTTtacaatttcaagaagatAGCGAAACAtacaattttgatgaaaaattgacaaAACTGGAGGAAAACCTGCTGCCTTGGAATgcaacaaaaaattttgtaaacGCCACCCAAATGCGTGCCATGGTGCAAATTCATGGGGCCGGGGATCCGACTGGTTGCGGCGAAGGGTTTTCATTCTTAAAAACTTCAATGAAAGGTGGGTTCTTGAAATCTGGTTTAGAAAGCAGTAAAGCAAATAACTCAGGCGGTCACAGCTATAATGTTGCCCAACAACAAAAAGCATATGAGGAGGAAATCAGTAAAACATGGTATACACATGCTAAGAGTTTGAGTATAGTGAATCCATTTGAAGAGATGGATAATCCAGATGAAGTGAATCCAACTAACCGTCACTTACGAACACACAGAGATGAtagaaaagttttgaaaattgtGAGAAAGAAGAGGGACGAAAATGGTATAATCCAGAGGCAAGCAGTATTTATAAAAGATCCAAGAATTATCAAAGGATACTTGAAAAGCAAAGAGAAAAGGCGGGAGGCTAATCTTGATGTGGAAAAGCTTCTGTTAGGGGAAACGACAGTAAGTAATGtcgaagatattgaaatgcAGAAGAAGCTATTGCAAAATGAGCTAGCAAACCTGGAAAAATCTCAACAGAGAAGAGCAGCCCGTCAAATATCTAAATCTAAAACTCAAGAAGGTAAAGCTActaaattaaaaaaaactaCTAGACGTTGTGCGACATGTGGACAAATAGGACATataaaaacgaaaaaatcATGTCCAATGTATAATGGAAACACTACCACTGGAGCAGCTGTGTCCACTACAGCAGCATCATCACCACAACCTCAAGAGCTATTGTTTGATGATGGTGGGCAATCCCTTGtagaggaaaaaaaggagACATCTTCAGAGATAACACAAATGACAATGAAAACCCAAAATGAGCATTAAGATATAGCTTTATAGCGAATGTATATATCTTGATATTATTATAAATGCCTATTCCAGCCCCTTTTATATTCTTATCGGCTTAAATGTTAAATATAGTAGCGTCACCACAATGCTCCTCGATAAGTTCTGTTTCATTGTTGTATCCCGCATAAGCAACATAACCAGGTTGACCCTTATCTTCGTGGATGGGATAATGAATGGGAGGTACATtagcattttcaattatgCAGAAGGAGATATGTTGCTTATTTACATCAAAATCTCTTGTTATTTTCTTCACAATTGTCTTGAATTCACCTCGTTTATCACAACTAGGGCCTCCTTTAGAGGAAAGCTTGACGAGCGAACTACCATGATATCCAATTGGTTCAACAGATGGCGTGCAGTGAAACCATTCATAATTTGCCTGGGTAgcatatttgaaatattccaCAGCTGCAATTAGTGATAAAGATATGATGACACATTTGAACAAGCTCAAATACTGAGCTTCACGCCGAGGCATTGTTTCTGTTATTTAT
This Zygotorulaspora mrakii chromosome 5, complete sequence DNA region includes the following protein-coding sequences:
- the TAF1 gene encoding histone acetyltransferase (similar to Saccharomyces cerevisiae TAF1 (YGR274C); ancestral locus Anc_5.25); this translates as MAKSSSRKDTNKSQKGPADLSKEDAAYDAIFHGDFGSLEIGSFIGHAEEGVTKHLPDAVDFEDEDELAEDELPLEEDAEDDVRSEVMETDVIGENDRISVIDGTHSIARHGNYMSNDISQGTYEGANNALFMGMDSDVVFLEHNPSYEDYAPEETQQQQLYEAKKAERQLREDKCLLKRYFPEFKKGKVLKWNSLLYRKSTAYRWQIENSINRQQLNPLVPLLLKFHVQPDQKKFFNTSENMWKSSFLSLSMSSQKRKKRGIVVMSLDELYSEEQKEQKKDRHANEISEDLIIASDDWGIDAIIGNEKVPEISSTVPQLNEKASDWDWNEEELIDAKLEVRQAELDMNDENLLLLRNDRRQKNNKSNTTLVALNEKSLMQKFNMSNDDQYDILRRNHQTKIRATISNLNIEHSQPATRLQSPYYKVNMPKKELRFFHRPKFGINIRPDTNIVFSKLKTRKRKRDKGKEVKESFASTQDLTIGDTAPVILMEYSEQNPLALSKFGMANKLINYYRKMNELDSSRPKLPVGETHVLGLQDKSPFWNFGFVEPGHIVPTLYNNMIRAPVFKHDVSGTDFLMVRGSGNGVSNRFYLRQINHLFAVGQTFPVEEIPGPNSRRVTSMRSTRLRMVVYRILNRTPSRAVSIEPIARHFPDQDYGQNRQKIKEFMKYQREGPEKGLWKLKEGEPLIDNEYAKKLITPEQVAEVESMGQGLQFQEDSETYNFDEKLTKLEENLLPWNATKNFVNATQMRAMVQIHGAGDPTGCGEGFSFLKTSMKGGFLKSGLESSKANNSGGHSYNVAQQQKAYEEEISKTWYTHAKSLSIVNPFEEMDNPDEVNPTNRHLRTHRDDRKVLKIVRKKRDENGIIQRQAVFIKDPRIIKGYLKSKEKRREANLDVEKLLLGETTVSNVEDIEMQKKLLQNELANLEKSQQRRAARQISKSKTQEGKATKLKKTTRRCATCGQIGHIKTKKSCPMYNGNTTTGAAVSTTAASSPQPQELLFDDGGQSLVEEKKETSSEITQMTMKTQNEH
- the LIP1 gene encoding sphingosine N-acyltransferase subunit LIP1 (similar to Saccharomyces cerevisiae LIP1 (YMR298W); ancestral locus Anc_5.26); the encoded protein is MPRREAQYLSLFKCVIISLSLIAAVEYFKYATQANYEWFHCTPSVEPIGYHGSSLVKLSSKGGPSCDKRGEFKTIVKKITRDFDVNKQHISFCIIENANVPPIHYPIHEDKGQPGYVAYAGYNNETELIEEHCGDATIFNI